One region of Camelus bactrianus isolate YW-2024 breed Bactrian camel chromosome 20, ASM4877302v1, whole genome shotgun sequence genomic DNA includes:
- the LOC141574279 gene encoding uncharacterized protein LOC141574279 isoform X1: MSVTSLSLPHLLLQIEQDPGGSTKPVPSAILCVMSCDPVDAQHPPAEETDCLRYMKGEDTYYPHGAQVGLGVCCLYSRWARVALGIPVPEFLQYTRCLFPNLQNWNDVNHPAVHSMVHPRLELSGSKSISEGTYLKRNGFPDSEGQRKHQPGLEKENSISEPVLGDLTEITLVAQASDREHVPSCSQPQTSTDASYTGKDPGLGGRWPPEIRQMLDSSLTTGSGQDVLRGRRQPPRQRRRGLSLASRSICSHLNICCPSFAGRPSPVYPSPER; the protein is encoded by the exons atgtctgtgacctcactctcgctgccccacctcttattacag attgaacaggatccagggggaagtaccaagcctgtcccatcggccatcctgtgtgtcatgtcctgtgacccagtggatgctcagcac cctccagctgaagaaacagattgccttaggtacatgaaaggtgaggacacctactatccccatggagcccaggtggggctgggagtctgctgtttgtacagccggtgggctcgtgttgctttgggcatccctgtgcctgaattcctgcagtacactcggtg cctgtttcctaatctgcaaaactggaatgatgttaaccatcccgcag tgcattccatggtgcatcctcgcctagaattgagtggaagcaagtccatctcagaagggacatacctgaagagaaatggctttccagactctgaagggcagagaaagcaccagcctgggttagagaaag agaacagcatctctgagcccgtcctgggtgacctcacagagatcaccctagtggcccaggctagtgaccgggaacatgtaccttcctgcagccaaccccagacgtccactgatgcatcatatactggcaaagat cctggcctgggggggcgttggccgccggagattcgccagatgttggactccag cttaaccaccggaagtgggcaggatgtgctgagggggcggaggcagccgccaaggcagcgacggagggggctgtccctggccagccggtcaatttgttcccatctcaacatttgctgccccagtttcgcaggacgcccttctccagtttatccttctcctgagag gtga
- the LOC141574279 gene encoding uncharacterized protein LOC141574279 isoform X5, with protein MSVTSLSLPHLLLQIEQDPGGSTKPVPSAILCVMSCDPVDAQHPPAEETDCLRYMKVHSMVHPRLELSGSKSISEGTYLKRNGFPDSEGQRKHQPGLEKENSISEPVLGDLTEITLVAQASDREHVPSCSQPQTSTDASYTGKDPGLGGRWPPEIRQMLDSSLTTGSGQDVLRGRRQPPRQRRRGLSLASRSICSHLNICCPSFAGRPSPVYPSPER; from the exons atgtctgtgacctcactctcgctgccccacctcttattacag attgaacaggatccagggggaagtaccaagcctgtcccatcggccatcctgtgtgtcatgtcctgtgacccagtggatgctcagcac cctccagctgaagaaacagattgccttaggtacatgaaag tgcattccatggtgcatcctcgcctagaattgagtggaagcaagtccatctcagaagggacatacctgaagagaaatggctttccagactctgaagggcagagaaagcaccagcctgggttagagaaag agaacagcatctctgagcccgtcctgggtgacctcacagagatcaccctagtggcccaggctagtgaccgggaacatgtaccttcctgcagccaaccccagacgtccactgatgcatcatatactggcaaagat cctggcctgggggggcgttggccgccggagattcgccagatgttggactccag cttaaccaccggaagtgggcaggatgtgctgagggggcggaggcagccgccaaggcagcgacggagggggctgtccctggccagccggtcaatttgttcccatctcaacatttgctgccccagtttcgcaggacgcccttctccagtttatccttctcctgagag gtga
- the LOC141574279 gene encoding uncharacterized protein LOC141574279 isoform X4 yields the protein MSVTSLSLPHLLLQIEQDPGGSTKPVPSAILCVMSCDPVDAQHPPAEETDCLRYMKGEDTYYPHGAQVGLGVCCLYSRWARVALGIPVPEFLQYTRCLFPNLQNWNDVNHPAVHSMVHPRLELSGSKSISEGTYLKRNGFPDSEGQRKHQPGLEKENSISEPVLGDLTEITLVAQASDREHVPSCSQPQTSTDASYTGKDPGLGGRWPPEIRQMLDSR from the exons atgtctgtgacctcactctcgctgccccacctcttattacag attgaacaggatccagggggaagtaccaagcctgtcccatcggccatcctgtgtgtcatgtcctgtgacccagtggatgctcagcac cctccagctgaagaaacagattgccttaggtacatgaaaggtgaggacacctactatccccatggagcccaggtggggctgggagtctgctgtttgtacagccggtgggctcgtgttgctttgggcatccctgtgcctgaattcctgcagtacactcggtg cctgtttcctaatctgcaaaactggaatgatgttaaccatcccgcag tgcattccatggtgcatcctcgcctagaattgagtggaagcaagtccatctcagaagggacatacctgaagagaaatggctttccagactctgaagggcagagaaagcaccagcctgggttagagaaag agaacagcatctctgagcccgtcctgggtgacctcacagagatcaccctagtggcccaggctagtgaccgggaacatgtaccttcctgcagccaaccccagacgtccactgatgcatcatatactggcaaagat cctggcctgggggggcgttggccgccggagattcgccagatgttggactccaggtaa
- the LOC141574279 gene encoding uncharacterized protein LOC141574279 isoform X3: protein MSVTSLSLPHLLLQIEQDPGGSTKPVPSAILCVMSCDPVDAQHPPAEETDCLRYMKGEDTYYPHGAQVGLGVCCLYSRWARVALGIPVPEFLQYTRCLFPNLQNWNDVNHPAVHSMVHPRLELSGSKSISEGTYLKRNGFPDSEGQRKHQPGLEKENSISEPVLGDLTEITLVAQASDREHVPSCSQPQTSTDASYTGKDPGLGGRWPPEIRQMLDSR from the exons atgtctgtgacctcactctcgctgccccacctcttattacag attgaacaggatccagggggaagtaccaagcctgtcccatcggccatcctgtgtgtcatgtcctgtgacccagtggatgctcagcac cctccagctgaagaaacagattgccttaggtacatgaaaggtgaggacacctactatccccatggagcccaggtggggctgggagtctgctgtttgtacagccggtgggctcgtgttgctttgggcatccctgtgcctgaattcctgcagtacactcggtg cctgtttcctaatctgcaaaactggaatgatgttaaccatcccgcag tgcattccatggtgcatcctcgcctagaattgagtggaagcaagtccatctcagaagggacatacctgaagagaaatggctttccagactctgaagggcagagaaagcaccagcctgggttagagaaag agaacagcatctctgagcccgtcctgggtgacctcacagagatcaccctagtggcccaggctagtgaccgggaacatgtaccttcctgcagccaaccccagacgtccactgatgcatcatatactggcaaagat cctggcctgggggggcgttggccgccggagattcgccagatgttggactccag gtga
- the LOC141574279 gene encoding uncharacterized protein LOC141574279 isoform X2: MSCDPVDAQHPPAEETDCLRYMKGEDTYYPHGAQVGLGVCCLYSRWARVALGIPVPEFLQYTRCLFPNLQNWNDVNHPAVHSMVHPRLELSGSKSISEGTYLKRNGFPDSEGQRKHQPGLEKENSISEPVLGDLTEITLVAQASDREHVPSCSQPQTSTDASYTGKDPGLGGRWPPEIRQMLDSSLTTGSGQDVLRGRRQPPRQRRRGLSLASRSICSHLNICCPSFAGRPSPVYPSPER; the protein is encoded by the exons atgtcctgtgacccagtggatgctcagcac cctccagctgaagaaacagattgccttaggtacatgaaaggtgaggacacctactatccccatggagcccaggtggggctgggagtctgctgtttgtacagccggtgggctcgtgttgctttgggcatccctgtgcctgaattcctgcagtacactcggtg cctgtttcctaatctgcaaaactggaatgatgttaaccatcccgcag tgcattccatggtgcatcctcgcctagaattgagtggaagcaagtccatctcagaagggacatacctgaagagaaatggctttccagactctgaagggcagagaaagcaccagcctgggttagagaaag agaacagcatctctgagcccgtcctgggtgacctcacagagatcaccctagtggcccaggctagtgaccgggaacatgtaccttcctgcagccaaccccagacgtccactgatgcatcatatactggcaaagat cctggcctgggggggcgttggccgccggagattcgccagatgttggactccag cttaaccaccggaagtgggcaggatgtgctgagggggcggaggcagccgccaaggcagcgacggagggggctgtccctggccagccggtcaatttgttcccatctcaacatttgctgccccagtttcgcaggacgcccttctccagtttatccttctcctgagag gtga